In Gossypium hirsutum isolate 1008001.06 chromosome D01, Gossypium_hirsutum_v2.1, whole genome shotgun sequence, the genomic window ATCAAAGAGGTTCCCATAGCCATGGATCAACAATTTCTCATGGCGGCTAGAACCGGAAACTTAAACCTCATCAAGCAATTCATAGATGCTGAAACCAACATCCTAAACGCCACCACTCCACAAGGCAACACTGCTCTTCACATGGCTGCACGATTCGGACACAAAGATTTGGTCGAACAGATAATAAATTGGCATCCGAATCTCATCCACAAGACCAACCTCAATGGTGAAACACCCTTTCATGTAGCCGCAAAGGCCGGACGGTTCGATGTTATTCTCTTGTTCAAGGCTACTGTGGAAGATATAGCAAGGGTCAGAGACAAGCATGGCGACACCCCTTTACATTGTGCTGTCAGAAATAATCATAAGTTGGTTATATGGCTATTGGTAGACGGAGATCAGGAAGCTTTGAGGCTAGTCAACAATGCCGGGGAATCTCCGCTTGTTGTCGCCATTGATTTAGGCTTAACTAATGTTGCTCACAGCATCATATTTGGAAATCCATCCACTCTTGATCATAGAGGAAACAATGGCCAAACACCGCTGCACCGTGCCGTCTTAAGCCGCGATCTGGGTAAATCTAGCTGTCACTTTGTCAAGATTTCGATATTTACTGTAGTTTTAATCAAATGGTTATGATTTAGCAGCTATCGTGGACAGAATCCTGGTTTTGAAACCAGAGTTGATCACCATGCAAGATGGGAAAGGGAGAAATCCCCTTCACTATGCTGTTTCCTTGGGTGACTATGAAATGGTTAAGAAATTACTAGAATGCAATAGTTCAGCTGCATATCAAGTAGATAATAATCGACAGATACCTCTCCACTTTGCTGCCAAGAATGGTCAAGTAAGCTTGTTGAAGCTGCTGCTAAATCCTTGCCCGGACACCGTTGAGATGATCAACAATGAGCAACGAAATATTCTCCACCTTTCTGCTAAAAATGGGTACATGAATGTAGTATTGTATGTCTTGGATTTGCCTGAAGCTGAAGATTTGGTTAATGGATCAGATATTGCTGGAAACACCCCTTTGCATCTTGCAGCAATGAACTTCCATAGCAATGTGGTCTATTTTTTGTCAAGGAATTCAAAGGTGAACATTAGGGTAATGAATCAGAATTCTCAGACAGCTTTGGATGTTGTCTATTCAATTGAAGATGGTGGGATGGAACTACAAAAGGTACAAAAATTAAGGAATCAGAACTTATGTTATTTGGATTCAGAGGATTACTGAATAACAATAGTTGTGTTTTTCAATTGCAGCACTTGACCTTAAAGGCTTTGAAGAGTTCTTATACGAAGAGAGCTGGCGATCTCCTTCAAGACGGAGGATTCGTCGATACAGATGTCGAGAAAACAAACAAAATCGGACAAAAAAGCAGGGAAATGGCGACAACTATGTTGCTGATGGCAACACTGATTGCTACATTTACATTCACAGCAGCTTTTACAATCCCTGGAGGTTTCAAAAACAATGGTCCAGACGAGGGTATGTCGACATTACTCGGTAAGTCTGCTTTTAAAGCATTCGTAGTCACGGATTCGATTGCCTTCACCTCATCAATGACTGCAGCAGTGTTGGTTTTCTGGTCATCTTCATATCAAGTCACTGAATCATTCATGGACACACTTCCTTTCGCCATTGCTTTTACTTGGATTGCACTTGTGGCGATGGCATTGGCATTCGTTACGGGATTGTTCGTAGTGTTGTCCAAGACCTTGTGGCTTGCCATACTGGTTTGTTTCATCGGTTGTGCATCGCCGGCAATTCTTTACTTATTTGGACCGTTGTTTCTCCTCGTGTTCGATCGCTTGTCATCTTCTCCGACCTCTCTCGCTCGCCGACGTAACATACTTGAAGACAACCCGTTTTTGTTTATCTTTCGATTGACAAAGATGATTTACTGAAGTAAAAAGATAAAAGGCTAAAATGTGTCTGTAGTCTCTGTACCtttggaaaattaaaaatttagtccatgtacttgtATATCTAAAATTTAGTCACTCTactttgtaatttttaaagttattctttttgttaaattcaggttttacttaatatttatgcaattaaaaaaatactgtaacgaacttgaatttaacaaaaaaaaattaaccatattaattttcaaaaataaatactaaattttttattttcgaaaaGTAGTACATATTTTAACCAAAGATAAACTAGTAACACAAAGGAATACGTGATTCAACCTGTTGGCCGACTGCTGTGAGATGTCTTGTTTCAATTAATTTTCATCTCAGCTGACCAAGTTATATCTCGATTATGGGATGGTATTTCTACAATTGCAACAGACCTTCTGAATTTAACCTCAGATTTCTTTGGTTCCGGCAGCAAAGCTCCCTGCGGTGCAAGTACAAATGTGTAAAAACTATgaacaaaaacagagaaaatcaAAGTAATTCAATATCTATAATTCATTCTATAAACCAAATTCCAAActaatgaaatttttatgttaatattgaaTGTTTAATATCGAAGAAAGGGGTGTGAATTAGGGTGTAGGAAACTTACTTCTGTTTCGGTATAAACAGTCTAAAGTGAGGCTGACACAGGCTTCTTGGATTTTGTAGTTAGGGACTTACAGGCTGTCACCTTTAAAGACGTCAAAAGAAGGAACTCGCAGCAGTAATCCACAGGGCTGAAGGTGGTGAGGGTCTGTAGGTTTTCAAGTTGCAACTTTTCCAATTTCGGAAACCGCATGTCCTTTTCAGTTTTCACTTTGGCTTCACCTTCTTCGTATCTAAAGAATCACAAggagaagaaaagatgaaaatttaagGCTAGAGCTATATTATATACTGCAGCCTCACCAAAAATTTTTCTCGTAAAGAAATCAATTTAAAGTCTACAATTTCTTGAaggaagaatatgaaagagatGAAAGGATTAAGGGAATGCACATTCTCAACTTAATCAAAGAATTTGAACTTTAAAAGATGAAAGACTCTGGTGCAATTAAAAAGTATTTTGATAGATTACTCAGTATTGCCAACAAAGTAAGATTACTTGACTTTGAATTTCCTAATTTTAGATTGGTTCAAAAATTTCTAGTAATAATCCCTGAAAGATTTGAAGGAACTATTTCCTCattgaaaaacactaaaaatgtG contains:
- the LOC107928624 gene encoding protein ACCELERATED CELL DEATH 6, translated to MDQQFLMAARTGNLNLIKQFIDAETNILNATTPQGNTALHMAARFGHKDLVEQIINWHPNLIHKTNLNGETPFHVAAKAGRFDVILLFKATVEDIARVRDKHGDTPLHCAVRNNHKLVIWLLVDGDQEALRLVNNAGESPLVVAIDLGLTNVAHSIIFGNPSTLDHRGNNGQTPLHRAVLSRDLAIVDRILVLKPELITMQDGKGRNPLHYAVSLGDYEMVKKLLECNSSAAYQVDNNRQIPLHFAAKNGQVSLLKLLLNPCPDTVEMINNEQRNILHLSAKNGYMNVVLYVLDLPEAEDLVNGSDIAGNTPLHLAAMNFHSNVVYFLSRNSKVNIRVMNQNSQTALDVVYSIEDGGMELQKHLTLKALKSSYTKRAGDLLQDGGFVDTDVEKTNKIGQKSREMATTMLLMATLIATFTFTAAFTIPGGFKNNGPDEGMSTLLGKSAFKAFVVTDSIAFTSSMTAAVLVFWSSSYQVTESFMDTLPFAIAFTWIALVAMALAFVTGLFVVLSKTLWLAILVCFIGCASPAILYLFGPLFLLVFDRLSSSPTSLARRRNILEDNPFLFIFRLTKMIY